One window of Alteromonas sp. LMIT006 genomic DNA carries:
- the rimM gene encoding ribosome maturation factor RimM (Essential for efficient processing of 16S rRNA): protein MSLASETVVIGKIGAPYGVKGWVKINSYTQEGQDIFTYSPWLVGELRVEVGQWRMHNKSMVAKLDGIETRDDAERIKNLEISITAEQLPALSDDEFYWRELIGMSVVTVQGYNLGTVKDVFATGANDVLQVKANLNDAFGQKERLLPVLFDQVITEVERTTGTITVDWDPAF, encoded by the coding sequence ATGAGTTTAGCATCTGAAACGGTGGTTATTGGCAAAATCGGCGCTCCTTACGGAGTCAAAGGTTGGGTCAAAATCAACAGCTATACCCAAGAAGGCCAAGACATTTTTACTTATTCACCTTGGTTGGTGGGTGAGCTGAGAGTTGAGGTCGGTCAATGGCGCATGCACAACAAAAGCATGGTGGCTAAGTTAGACGGAATTGAGACTCGAGATGATGCTGAACGCATCAAAAATCTCGAAATTTCAATCACTGCGGAGCAGTTACCGGCACTGAGCGACGATGAATTTTATTGGCGTGAGTTGATTGGAATGAGTGTGGTCACCGTGCAGGGATACAATCTAGGCACAGTGAAAGACGTGTTTGCCACTGGCGCAAACGACGTTCTACAAGTCAAAGCCAATCTTAACGATGCATTTGGCCAAAAAGAAAGGTTATTACCCGTGTTATTCGATCAAGTGATTACTGAAGTCGAGCGCACAACAGGTACTATTACAGTCGATTGGGATCCTGCATTTTAA
- the ffh gene encoding signal recognition particle protein: MFESLSERLSSTLKNISGKGRLTEDNIKDTLREVRMALLEADVALPVVRDFIKQVKERAVGVEVSKSLQPGQQFIKIVQAELEAVMGSTNERLNLACQPPAVVLMAGLQGAGKTTTVGKLAKLLKEREKKKVMVVSADVYRPAAIEQLKTLANDVDVEFFPSNIMQKPIDIVESAINQAKTQFVEVLLVDTAGRLAVDEAMMGEIQALHKAVKPIETLFVVDAMTGQDAANTAKAFNEALPLTGVVLTKADGDARGGAALSVRHITGKPIKFIGMGEKLDALEPFHPERLASRILGMGDVLSLIEEVERKVDKNKAEKLAQKVQKGKGFDLQDFKEQLEQMRNMGGMMGLLDKMPGMGNMSAQIKDKAGDKQFNQFEAIINSMTPAERARPEVIKGSRKKRIAAGSGTQVQDINRLLKQFTQMQKMMKKMSGGGMSKMMQKMKGMMPPGMGGMGGPGGPSGMGGLGGPGGLGGMFPPKRK; encoded by the coding sequence ATGTTTGAGAGTTTGAGCGAACGCTTATCCAGTACGTTGAAAAATATCAGCGGCAAAGGACGATTGACCGAAGATAATATCAAAGACACGTTGCGCGAAGTGCGCATGGCGTTGCTTGAAGCGGATGTCGCATTGCCCGTGGTGCGTGACTTCATCAAACAAGTCAAAGAGCGAGCGGTTGGGGTCGAAGTGAGCAAGTCACTTCAGCCTGGCCAGCAATTTATTAAAATTGTTCAAGCTGAACTTGAAGCAGTCATGGGGAGCACTAACGAAAGGCTTAATCTAGCTTGTCAACCACCCGCTGTTGTCCTAATGGCAGGCTTGCAAGGTGCAGGTAAAACCACTACTGTTGGTAAGTTAGCCAAATTACTCAAAGAGCGAGAAAAGAAAAAAGTCATGGTGGTCAGTGCTGACGTCTATCGTCCGGCGGCGATAGAACAGCTCAAGACCCTAGCGAATGATGTAGATGTGGAGTTTTTCCCCTCCAACATCATGCAAAAACCGATTGATATTGTCGAAAGTGCGATCAACCAAGCTAAAACCCAATTCGTCGAGGTGCTTCTTGTCGATACTGCAGGTCGTCTTGCCGTTGATGAAGCTATGATGGGTGAAATTCAAGCGTTACACAAAGCAGTGAAGCCGATTGAAACGCTATTTGTGGTCGATGCAATGACCGGTCAAGATGCTGCGAATACGGCAAAAGCATTTAATGAAGCGTTGCCTCTTACTGGCGTTGTGTTAACTAAGGCCGACGGCGATGCGCGTGGTGGTGCAGCCTTGTCCGTCCGTCATATTACGGGTAAACCAATCAAATTTATTGGTATGGGTGAAAAACTCGATGCATTGGAACCTTTCCATCCTGAGCGTTTGGCATCGCGTATTTTGGGAATGGGCGATGTACTGTCGCTAATCGAAGAAGTTGAGCGCAAGGTTGACAAAAACAAGGCCGAGAAACTGGCGCAAAAAGTGCAAAAAGGCAAAGGCTTTGATTTGCAAGATTTTAAAGAACAACTCGAACAAATGCGCAACATGGGTGGCATGATGGGCTTGCTCGATAAAATGCCGGGCATGGGCAATATGTCCGCACAAATCAAAGACAAAGCTGGTGATAAGCAATTCAATCAGTTTGAGGCCATTATTAACTCAATGACTCCGGCAGAGCGGGCGCGTCCAGAGGTCATCAAAGGCTCACGTAAAAAACGCATCGCCGCAGGCTCTGGCACACAAGTCCAAGACATTAACCGCTTATTGAAACAGTTTACGCAAATGCAGAAGATGATGAAAAAAATGTCTGGCGGCGGTATGTCGAAGATGATGCAGAAGATGAAAGGCATGATGCCTCCTGGAATGGGCGGCATGGGTGGACCAGGCGGCCCAAGTGGTATGGGCGGATTAGGTGGTCCTGGTGGACTGGGTGGCATGTTCCCACCGAAGCGCAAGTAA
- the metA gene encoding homoserine O-succinyltransferase encodes MPIRIPSELPALEILSNENIFVMEMQRAMTQDIRPMQVGILNLMPNKIETEVQILRLLSNTPLQINIDLIRIDNSVSKNTPQSHMDAFYKDFSSISNKQYDGLIITGAPLGFMDYEAVTYWDDITAIFDWAQTNVQSTLYLCWAAHAAMYHFHGVVRDIRAQKLSGVFEHQVLAPTNELMRGFDPVFWAPHSRFGDIPVATYSNTGNIDVLAASDEAGAYICATQDKRNVFITGHPEYDCDTLAQEYVRDLANGSEAGKPPQIPVNYFTNDDPEHAPIVRWRSHGTLLYTNWLNYYVYQTTPYDLTQLATGKR; translated from the coding sequence ATGCCGATTAGGATCCCTAGTGAACTGCCCGCATTAGAAATACTTTCAAACGAAAATATTTTCGTCATGGAGATGCAACGTGCCATGACGCAGGACATTCGTCCTATGCAAGTTGGGATCTTAAATCTCATGCCCAACAAAATAGAAACCGAAGTGCAAATACTGCGCTTGCTTTCAAATACGCCTCTGCAAATCAATATTGATTTAATTCGAATCGATAACAGTGTGTCCAAAAACACGCCGCAATCGCACATGGATGCGTTTTATAAAGATTTTTCATCTATTTCAAATAAGCAATATGACGGTTTAATTATCACCGGCGCTCCATTGGGCTTTATGGATTATGAAGCGGTGACGTATTGGGATGACATTACCGCCATTTTTGATTGGGCGCAAACCAATGTTCAGTCGACCTTGTATTTGTGCTGGGCGGCACATGCCGCGATGTATCATTTTCACGGGGTGGTGCGTGATATTCGTGCACAAAAACTTTCTGGTGTGTTTGAACATCAAGTCTTAGCGCCCACAAATGAGCTGATGCGCGGTTTTGATCCCGTGTTTTGGGCGCCACATTCTCGCTTTGGGGATATTCCGGTGGCAACGTATTCCAATACCGGTAATATTGACGTATTGGCCGCGTCTGATGAGGCAGGCGCATATATTTGTGCGACCCAAGACAAGCGCAATGTGTTCATAACCGGTCATCCCGAGTATGACTGTGATACGTTAGCACAAGAATACGTTCGCGATTTGGCAAATGGCAGTGAAGCAGGCAAACCACCTCAGATCCCGGTGAATTATTTTACCAATGACGATCCTGAACATGCGCCTATTGTCCGATGGCGTTCGCATGGCACTCTACTTTACACTAATTGGCTTAATTACTATGTGTATCAAACCACTCCTTATGATTTGACACAACTCGCAACTGGCAAGAGATAA
- the trmD gene encoding tRNA (guanosine(37)-N1)-methyltransferase TrmD, with product MSGPETSGLAQQALRISVVTLFPEMFSGYLSQGVVGRAIRSGLLQVDFFNPRDFTHDRHRTVDDRPYGGGPGMLMMVQPLADAITAAKAAADEQHIVVYLSPQGETLSHQGAVSFSQQGHLILVAGRYEGIDERIIEEYIDCEISIGDYVLSGGELPALVMIDAIARFVPGVLGHTDSALEDSFSSGLLDCPHYTRPEVLDGKAVPEVLLSGNHQKIRQWRLTQSLLRTKQRRPDLLNKLALTEEQRTILAQLERDALQRDDS from the coding sequence ATGTCTGGGCCAGAAACGAGTGGACTTGCACAGCAAGCACTTCGCATTAGCGTCGTGACACTCTTTCCAGAAATGTTTTCTGGATATCTGAGTCAAGGTGTCGTAGGTCGAGCAATACGTTCTGGGTTATTACAAGTAGATTTCTTTAATCCAAGAGATTTCACCCATGATCGCCATCGCACTGTAGATGATCGCCCTTATGGTGGCGGTCCAGGTATGCTGATGATGGTACAACCTTTAGCAGATGCAATCACTGCAGCCAAAGCGGCCGCAGATGAGCAACATATTGTGGTGTACTTATCGCCACAGGGAGAAACGCTATCGCATCAAGGTGCGGTGTCGTTTAGCCAGCAAGGCCACTTAATATTAGTGGCAGGGCGGTACGAAGGCATAGATGAACGCATTATCGAAGAATACATCGATTGCGAAATATCCATCGGCGATTATGTATTAAGCGGAGGCGAGTTACCGGCTCTGGTTATGATTGACGCCATTGCTCGTTTTGTACCAGGTGTGTTAGGTCATACTGATTCTGCGTTGGAAGATTCTTTTAGCAGCGGTTTATTGGATTGCCCACATTACACGCGCCCCGAAGTGCTAGATGGCAAAGCGGTCCCTGAGGTGTTACTAAGTGGTAATCACCAAAAAATTAGGCAGTGGCGATTAACGCAATCGTTATTAAGAACGAAACAGCGACGCCCTGATTTATTAAACAAGCTAGCTCTGACTGAGGAGCAACGCACGATTCTCGCGCAACTTGAGCGCGATGCGTTGCAGCGAGATGACAGTTAA
- a CDS encoding homocysteine S-methyltransferase family protein yields the protein MARDNRVKHTLLSLAQERILLLDGAMGTMIQALKFDENDYRGERFADWHCDVKGNNDLLVLTQPEAIATIHKEYLAAGSDIIETNTFNATTIAMADYDMQDVAYEINVAAARIAKAACEEYSTPEKPRFVAGVLGPTNRTASISPDVNDPGKRNVTFSELVEAYESATKGLIEGGADLIMLETIFDTLNAKAAAFAVENVFVEIGQSLPVLVSGTITDASGRTLSGQTTEAFYNSMRHIQPVAFGLNCALGPDALRAYVAELSNVCEGLVSAHPNAGLPNEFGEYDMDAVEMAQHIEEWASSGLVNIVGGCCGSTPEHIATMAKAVADKAPRIIPDIPVKMRLSGLEPFTH from the coding sequence CTGGCAAGAGATAACCGCGTGAAGCATACCTTATTGTCGCTCGCACAAGAGCGTATTTTATTGTTGGACGGTGCCATGGGCACTATGATCCAAGCCTTAAAGTTTGACGAAAATGATTATCGCGGAGAGCGATTCGCCGATTGGCATTGTGATGTGAAAGGCAATAACGATCTGCTCGTGTTGACTCAACCTGAGGCAATCGCAACCATTCATAAAGAGTATTTGGCAGCAGGTAGCGATATCATTGAAACCAATACATTTAATGCAACAACGATTGCTATGGCTGATTACGATATGCAAGATGTTGCCTACGAAATAAATGTTGCGGCAGCGCGGATCGCAAAAGCGGCTTGTGAGGAATACTCAACACCAGAAAAACCTCGTTTTGTTGCTGGTGTACTTGGCCCGACAAACCGCACGGCATCGATTTCTCCGGATGTGAATGATCCGGGCAAACGCAATGTCACGTTTAGCGAGTTAGTGGAAGCCTACGAATCCGCGACCAAAGGTCTGATTGAAGGCGGAGCCGATCTGATCATGTTAGAAACGATATTTGATACGCTGAATGCAAAAGCGGCGGCATTTGCGGTGGAAAATGTCTTTGTCGAGATAGGTCAATCCTTACCAGTGTTAGTGTCCGGAACGATTACTGACGCCTCAGGACGAACGTTATCTGGCCAAACAACTGAAGCCTTTTATAATTCGATGCGGCACATTCAGCCGGTTGCGTTCGGACTAAATTGTGCTTTGGGGCCAGATGCATTGCGTGCGTATGTGGCGGAACTGTCTAATGTCTGTGAGGGGTTAGTCTCTGCCCATCCCAATGCAGGCTTGCCCAATGAATTCGGTGAGTATGACATGGACGCCGTTGAGATGGCACAGCATATCGAAGAATGGGCCAGCAGTGGTTTGGTAAATATCGTGGGTGGCTGTTGCGGTTCAACCCCTGAGCATATAGCTACGATGGCAAAAGCCGTTGCAGACAAAGCGCCACGTATTATCCCTGATATTCCGGTTAAGATGCGTTTATCCGGTCTTGAACCATTTACTCATTAG
- the sixA gene encoding phosphohistidine phosphatase SixA, with product MKVFVMRHGDAHLAAGSDMQRPLSPIGESEAAHATAWLREFYFAERPNIDYAMVSPYLRTKQTFTKITEQFTVTRTEYTRDIIPSASAAIAHDYMDTVLSLHPEINNVLLVAHMPFVSYFVESLTQLTPPLFATASIAVIEYDKSLSKGHMLEHKQAYFT from the coding sequence ATGAAAGTTTTTGTGATGCGACATGGTGATGCGCATCTGGCTGCAGGTTCTGATATGCAGCGTCCTTTGTCCCCCATTGGTGAAAGCGAAGCCGCTCATGCAACAGCTTGGTTGCGTGAATTCTATTTTGCTGAACGTCCCAATATCGATTATGCGATGGTTTCACCTTATTTGCGGACCAAGCAAACCTTTACCAAAATCACAGAGCAATTTACTGTCACGCGTACCGAATACACACGAGACATTATTCCCTCCGCTTCGGCTGCCATTGCACATGATTATATGGATACGGTGTTGTCACTCCATCCAGAAATCAATAATGTATTATTGGTGGCTCATATGCCATTTGTTAGTTACTTTGTGGAATCCCTGACACAGTTGACACCGCCACTTTTTGCTACAGCCTCCATCGCTGTGATTGAATATGATAAATCTCTTTCTAAAGGTCATATGTTGGAGCATAAACAAGCATATTTCACTTAA
- a CDS encoding RNA polymerase sigma factor FliA: protein MRETDIVNKYSTLVKRISHHLMARLPPSVQVDDLIQSGMIGLLEAAKNFDGSKGASFETFAGIRIRGAMLDEIRKGDWTPRSVHKNSRSIAEAVATVEKETGHDAKDVDVAHKLGVPLAQYHQMLYNVNIGNFVGLEDLGVTEDVIVTDKNNKIDTPYDELVQGSFQKALARAITTLPERDATVLSLYYDEDLKLREIGEVMKVSESRVSQIHSQAVQKLKRKLGSWQTEDAV, encoded by the coding sequence ATGAGGGAGACCGATATTGTGAATAAGTACTCTACGCTAGTAAAGCGTATTTCACACCATCTAATGGCGCGTTTACCCCCATCAGTACAGGTGGATGATCTCATCCAATCCGGTATGATTGGTTTGCTCGAAGCCGCTAAAAATTTTGATGGCAGCAAGGGGGCAAGCTTTGAGACATTCGCTGGGATCCGAATTCGCGGGGCGATGCTAGATGAAATAAGAAAGGGCGATTGGACACCGCGTTCAGTTCACAAAAATTCTCGTTCTATTGCTGAGGCGGTTGCAACCGTTGAAAAAGAAACCGGTCATGATGCAAAAGACGTTGATGTGGCGCATAAATTGGGTGTGCCTTTAGCGCAATATCATCAAATGTTGTACAACGTGAATATCGGAAATTTTGTGGGGCTTGAAGATCTAGGCGTCACGGAAGACGTTATTGTGACGGATAAGAACAACAAGATAGACACACCTTATGATGAACTGGTGCAGGGTTCATTTCAAAAAGCCCTTGCAAGAGCGATTACTACATTACCAGAGCGTGATGCGACTGTGCTCTCACTGTATTATGACGAAGATTTGAAATTACGAGAAATAGGGGAAGTCATGAAAGTCAGCGAATCTCGAGTCAGCCAAATTCACAGTCAAGCCGTGCAAAAATTAAAACGAAAGTTAGGCAGTTGGCAAACTGAAGACGCCGTTTAA
- the rplS gene encoding 50S ribosomal protein L19, giving the protein MSKVNQDIIKKIEQAQLKTDVPAFGPGDTVVVKVRVKEGDKERLQAYEGVVIAKRNRGLHSAFTVRKISSGEGVERVFQTHSPAIAEIEVKRRGAVRRAKLYYLRERSGKSARIKEKLN; this is encoded by the coding sequence ATGAGTAAAGTCAATCAAGATATCATCAAGAAAATTGAGCAAGCACAGCTCAAGACAGACGTCCCGGCATTTGGCCCAGGTGACACTGTAGTGGTTAAAGTTCGTGTAAAAGAAGGCGATAAAGAGCGTCTTCAGGCATATGAAGGTGTTGTTATCGCTAAGCGTAACCGTGGCCTACATTCAGCTTTTACCGTACGTAAGATTTCTTCAGGCGAAGGTGTTGAACGTGTTTTCCAAACACACAGCCCAGCGATTGCTGAGATTGAAGTGAAGCGTCGTGGTGCTGTTCGTCGTGCGAAGTTGTATTACTTACGCGAGCGTTCAGGTAAATCTGCACGTATTAAAGAAAAGCTTAATTAA
- a CDS encoding HlyC/CorC family transporter, whose protein sequence is MDSIATSTLFIILGLLILCSAYFSSSETGMMSLNRYRLKHLTNEGHRTAKRVQNLLDRPDRLIGLILIGNNLVNIAASAIATVIGLRLFGDVGIAIATFALTLIVLVFAEVTPKTLAALYPEKIAFPSSFLLKPLMYLLFPFVMVVNGITNGILAIFKINPTNASGDELSTEELRTVVYEAGNLIPKKHQDMLLSILELEHVTAEDIMVPRNDIFAIDINDEWKDIAKQLTYANHTRVLLYRDTIDDAVGFIHVRDALRLLSKEQFSKATLLRAVKEIYYTPDSTPLHKLMYKFQAERERIGLVVDEYGDIQGLVTLEDILEEIIGDFTTNMVPDHHKQTNKQQDGSILVDGSTNLRDLNKEMGWSFPTDGPKTMNGLILEILQTLPEHRLSLRINGYPVEIVDWSENMIETVRVIPLFYNPPETND, encoded by the coding sequence TTGGACAGTATCGCAACCAGTACTTTATTTATTATTCTTGGTTTATTAATTTTGTGTTCGGCGTATTTTTCCAGTTCTGAAACTGGCATGATGTCGCTCAATCGCTACCGTTTGAAGCACCTTACTAATGAAGGCCATCGCACAGCGAAACGCGTACAAAATTTGTTAGATCGCCCAGACCGATTAATTGGTTTAATTTTGATTGGTAATAACCTCGTCAATATTGCCGCTTCAGCGATAGCCACGGTGATCGGTCTGCGTTTATTCGGCGATGTAGGGATTGCTATTGCGACCTTTGCTCTAACGTTAATTGTATTGGTTTTTGCTGAAGTTACGCCAAAAACACTGGCAGCTTTATATCCTGAAAAAATCGCCTTTCCATCTTCATTTTTACTCAAACCTTTAATGTATTTGCTGTTTCCGTTTGTGATGGTAGTAAACGGGATCACTAACGGTATTTTGGCGATTTTCAAAATCAATCCAACCAATGCCTCAGGGGACGAACTGAGTACGGAAGAACTGAGAACCGTCGTGTATGAAGCGGGGAATTTAATCCCCAAAAAACACCAAGACATGCTCTTAAGCATTTTGGAATTAGAACATGTGACCGCAGAAGATATCATGGTGCCGCGCAATGATATCTTTGCAATTGATATCAACGATGAGTGGAAAGATATTGCCAAGCAGTTAACCTATGCAAACCACACTAGAGTACTACTGTACCGGGATACCATAGATGATGCCGTTGGTTTTATTCACGTTCGTGATGCGCTTAGATTGCTCTCTAAGGAACAATTTAGTAAAGCGACCCTGTTACGCGCAGTAAAAGAAATCTACTACACACCGGATTCAACGCCTTTACACAAGCTAATGTACAAATTCCAAGCCGAGCGTGAACGCATAGGCTTAGTGGTCGATGAATATGGGGATATTCAAGGTCTGGTAACACTTGAAGATATCCTGGAAGAAATCATCGGCGACTTTACCACTAACATGGTGCCGGACCATCATAAACAAACGAACAAACAACAAGATGGTAGCATCTTGGTAGATGGTAGTACTAACTTGCGAGATTTGAACAAGGAAATGGGCTGGTCTTTCCCGACCGATGGGCCGAAAACAATGAATGGTTTGATCCTTGAGATCCTGCAAACTCTACCAGAGCATCGCTTATCTCTTAGAATAAATGGCTACCCTGTCGAGATTGTTGATTGGTCAGAAAATATGATTGAAACCGTTAGAGTAATCCCACTTTTTTATAACCCTCCAGAAACGAATGATTAG
- a CDS encoding inner membrane protein YpjD, with product MTSILLLCTALAYAAGAFMYAQQTMSVKSHPWPIQSGIIYSFIFIALSAHGYLLNTILFHPSEANLSMVNIANLLAWCMVVVLLVVGRLLGNLTLLPVTLGFGALCALLMLLPPNTQPVIGTLTAGSILHIILSLTAYGCVVVALLYAYQMRFIHKQLKSKALSLSGLPPLLQVETWVYRLIGLGSILLAFALFSGFATSASMLTQQHAHKTVLSLIALLVFFTALVLHTRIGLSTKHLTTLTAIGVILLTIGYFGSRFVREFLL from the coding sequence ATGACCAGTATTTTATTGCTGTGTACAGCGCTGGCTTATGCTGCAGGCGCTTTTATGTATGCGCAACAAACGATGTCAGTCAAATCACATCCATGGCCTATCCAATCCGGCATCATATACAGTTTCATCTTTATCGCCTTAAGCGCTCACGGATACCTCTTAAACACAATTTTATTTCATCCAAGTGAAGCAAACTTGAGCATGGTCAATATTGCGAACTTGCTAGCCTGGTGTATGGTCGTGGTTTTGCTTGTTGTTGGTAGATTATTGGGCAATTTAACTCTACTGCCCGTGACCCTTGGGTTTGGTGCTTTGTGTGCGCTACTCATGCTCTTACCACCCAATACTCAACCTGTCATAGGCACACTGACAGCAGGCTCTATTTTGCATATTATATTGTCGTTAACTGCTTATGGCTGTGTTGTGGTCGCCCTTTTATATGCCTACCAAATGCGTTTTATCCACAAACAGCTCAAAAGCAAAGCACTGTCTCTAAGTGGCTTGCCCCCTCTGCTACAAGTTGAAACCTGGGTCTATCGCCTCATTGGATTAGGCAGTATTTTATTAGCATTTGCCCTATTTTCAGGATTTGCAACATCGGCATCGATGCTTACCCAACAACATGCTCACAAAACCGTATTGAGTTTGATTGCATTATTGGTATTTTTTACCGCATTAGTCTTACATACTCGCATTGGCTTGAGTACCAAACACCTAACTACTCTGACGGCTATCGGAGTCATATTATTGACCATCGGATACTTTGGCAGTCGTTTTGTTCGTGAATTTCTTTTGTAG
- the rpsP gene encoding 30S ribosomal protein S16, translating to MVTIRLQRGGAKKRPFYQVVVADSRRARNGKFIENVGFFNPTATGQSERLRLDLERVEYWTGVGASLSERVTSLVKEAKKAAA from the coding sequence ATGGTTACTATTCGTTTACAGCGTGGTGGCGCTAAAAAGCGTCCCTTTTATCAAGTAGTTGTGGCTGATTCACGTCGCGCACGCAACGGCAAGTTCATTGAAAACGTTGGATTTTTCAATCCTACAGCAACAGGTCAATCAGAGCGTTTACGCTTAGACCTTGAGCGCGTTGAATACTGGACTGGCGTTGGCGCAAGTTTGTCAGAACGCGTCACTAGCTTGGTAAAAGAAGCTAAAAAAGCAGCGGCTTAA